Sequence from the Polynucleobacter sp. Adler-ghost genome:
TGCCTCGTAGAGCGCTGGGCGCATCAACTCTGTCATTGCTGCATCCACAATACAAAAGTTTTTCTCAGCACCAGGCTTGAGATATTCGACTTGCGTCAAGAGTAGGCCAGCATTACCCACTAAAGATCTACCAGGCTCTAAGACTATATCAAGATGCCCAAAGCCACGTTCAGCAACGCGATTGAGTAAGGTGTTAGTGAACTCAGTAATGTCTGGCGGGTTATCGTCGCCATAAGAAATACCAAGACCTCCACCTAAATCAAGATGGTGTATCTCAATACCCTCTTTTTTCAATTGAGTCACTAGCTCAAGCACTTTATCAAGCGCGTCAAGATAGGGTGAAGTATTTGTGATTTGCGAACCAATATGACAGTCAATGCCAACCACATCAATTTGTGACAGTAGGGCTGCTTCACGATATGTTTTTAAAACCTCGTGATAAGCGATACCAAATTTATTGCCTTTTAATCCGGTAGAAATGTAAGGATGCGTTTGTGCATCTACATCAGGATTCACTCGTAAGGAGATTGGGGCACGGCGGTTTAGCTTAGTGGCAACCCGATTAATTTGGTGTAGCTCTGCAATTGACTCTACATTGATACATTTAACGCCTGCTTGCAAGGCTTGCGCAATTTCATGAGCAGATTTGCCAACACCTGCAAACACTAAACTTTTTGGATCTGCTCCAACAGCTAGGGCGCGCGCTAATTCACCGCCGCTGACTAAGTCAAAGCCGGAGCCTAATTTTTTAAAGCAATCAATCACCGCTAAATTGCTATTTGCCTTCATCGCATAGTGAACGCGAGCTCGTCTTTTGCCAGAGGAATCTACACAAGCTTTGTCGTAGGCCTGATAAGCCTCAGTTAATGCTTTTTTGCTATAGACATACAGGGGCGTGCCAAATTCTTTTGCCAAATCAGATAACGGAATTTCCTCTGCATACCAAGTGCCATTTCGTTCTGTAAATCCAGCTAAGTCGGGGAGTGGAATCGCTTTACTTGTCATTGCTTGGTCGATGTGGAGTTATTAGCAGTAGGGCTTTGGGGTGGATAAAGCTTGCCTTTGGGCTCTGGCTCAGCAGGAGGACTAGGTGCTGGCGGCACATTTGGCAAATACAGGGGACCTCTAACCCCACATCCAACTAGGGATATTAGCAGGCCAATGCCGAGAGTTCTTTTAAGAATCGCTATCATGAATGTCTCTAAAACGAATGATTGAATATAGCATGCAGGACTCTAATATGAAGCCAGGCAATTTAACTGTAGAAACCATTGACGATAAGCAATTTCATCAGTTGGGTAGTAATTTATTGGAGTCCATCGAAGTGGCCCTAGAAGCTGCAGACGATGCGCTAGACCTTGATTTGGATGTGGAGCGCCAGGGTGGAAACGTGATTAATATTCGGTTCAGAGATCGCAGCGTGATAGTGGTCAATACCCAGCCCCCTTTGCACGAGATTTGGGTGGCGGCTAAATCTGGCGGTTATCACTACCGTTGGGCGGGCACTTTAGGCTCCCCGCTGTGGTTAGATACTAAAACTGGGCGCGAACTACTGGGCGACTTATCCGAATTTGCCAGTGCTCAATCTGGTCAGGTGATCACTATTAGCCTGCTTCAGAAATAAGTAGGCCAGGAAATCAAACTGCCCCAGTCGCTGTTAGAGTTTCAATAACCCGATCATCGGGAACACTTTTAATTTGAGCTTTGCCAATCTTCTCTAAAACGACGTAGCGAATTTGTCCGCCCTCAGTCTTTTTATCCACTTGCATTAATTCCATATAACGCTGTGCGCCAAACTTGGGTGGTGTTATCGGCAAATTCATGGATTGAATGATTTGAGTTAGGCGGTTGGCCTCATCTTGAGTAATGAAGTTCAGGCGTCTTGAGAGGTCCGCACCCATGACCATACCGCAGCCAACAGCTTCGCCATGTAACCACTCGCCATAGCCCATGCCTGCTTCGATTGCATGGCCAAAGGTATGCCCGAAATTCAATGTGGCACGAATACCACCTTCTCTTTCATCGGCTGACACTACGGCCGATTTGATTTGGCAAGAGCGTAAGACTGCATGTGCCATTGCAGTGGTGTCGCAGGCCAGCAAAGCTTTTGCATTTACTTCAATCCAATTTAAGAACTCAGCATCTGCAATCGCACCATGCTTGATTACTTCAGCTAGGCCTGCAGACAGTTCGCGTGCAGGCAATGTCTTCAAGGTATTGAGATCAGCAATCACTGCTACTGGCTGATGAAAAGCCCCGATCATATTTTTCCCAAGTGGATGGTTAATACCCGTCTTGCCACCAACTGAGGAGTCCACCTGAGCCAGTAAGGTTGTTGGGACTTGAATGAAGCGAATGCCGCGCATAAAGCTTGCAGCGGCAAAGCCGGTCATGTCTCCAATAACGCCACCACCTAAAGCCACCAACATAGTTTGACGATCAGCGCCAAACTTGAGGAGGTCATCAAAAATCAACTGAAGATTTTTCCAGTCCTTATAAGACTCTCCGTCAGGCAAGACAATTGTTCTGACGGTCTTACCTAGTTTCTCTAAGGTCTTGGTAAGGCGTTCTGCATACAAAGGGGCAACAGTCGTATTAGTGACAATATAAATCAATGTTGCTTTTTCACAGACGCTAAATAATTCTGCTTGATCTATTAAATCTGTACCAATATGAATGGGGTAGCTGCGATTGCCTAGATCAACTTCTAGTGTTTTCATGGATAAATTTATGCGGAGAGTTCGAGTTGCATGATTAAAGTGTTGACTAGCTGATTGACACTGGGTTTTCCAGTCTCAATAATATAGTCAGCGATTTCGCGATACAAAGGATCACGAATAGCGTAGAGGTTTTCTAGAATCTTTTTTGCATCACCATTCTTAAGTAGTGGCCTACCTTCACCGCCTTTAGTGCGATGCCACAGCTCCATGGGATTAGCGTGGAGATAAATTACTGTCCCTCTCTCGCCGAGGAGCTGACGATTCTCAGGCAGGAGTACAGCGCCGCCGCCGGTTGCCAAAATGAGATCATGTTCGGCTGTGATGTCACTGATGGCCTGAGCCTCACGTTTACGAAATCCATCTTCACCTTCCATTTCGAAGATGACGGGAATCTTGACTCCACAACGATCTTCAATCACATGGTCGGCATCTAAAAAGCGGCGCCCTAATTTCTTGGCAAGCAACTTACCGACGGTCGACTTTCCAGCGCCCATCAGGCCAATGAGAAAGATATTGTTGGATGAAGATTTCACCCTTTGATTTTATTAGTGTTTGTCCAGTACGGTGGGGGTTAAGAAGACTAATAGTTCAGTTTTATCTGCTAATTTAGATTTATGGCGAAATAAATGCCCTATCAATGGAATATCGCCTAGGAGCGGAACTTTGATTTCGTCATCGCGTTCTGTGGTTTGAAAGATGCCCCCAATAATGGCCGTACCCCCATTTTCAACTGTGACCTCAGAGCTGAGATTTTTGGTGTCAATTGCATAGCCCTGTTCAGTTTTCATGCCAATGGTGTCTTTATTGATCCCCACTAACATGGAGATCTTTCCATCTGGATGAATCTTGGGCAACACCTCTAGGCGTAAATTGGCTTTGCGAAACTGCAATTTACTCCCGCTTTGAGAGCTGACTTGGTAGGGTAGTTCGGTTCCCTGCTCAATCGTGGCTTTAACCTGATCGCCAGTCATGATGCGGGGGTTCGAGAGAATCTTGCCCTGGCCATCGGACTCGAGTGCTGAGAGCTCCATTTGCAAGAGTCGGGCCGCATTCTTAGAAACCAGAGTGGCAGCTAAGGTGGCTGGGTTAAATCCAGCCAAGCCAGCACCTGAGAGATCAAGGTTTGCGCTTGCGTTTTGGTCTGGGCGATTGCCAATGCCATTGGCTTGGTACCCCAACTTGATACCCAGTTCTCGGGCAAAGCGCTGATCAGCTTCGACAATGCGAGCCTCTATGAGGATCTGGCGTGGGCTATTAATATGATCGCCCCCAAAAGGTAGGGCGGCATCCTCCCGACGAAATTTTTGAAAGCTTTGAATTTCTGCATGAGGGCCTATCCAGTAAATATCGTCATTGCGGACAAGGCGCAATCCTCTGCTGGCAAGTATGGAATGGAGAGCAGTTTGCCAAGGTGTGTCCTTGAGGTCGACCGAGATTTTGCCCTGAATAGATTCGCTTAGGAGAAAGTTGGTATTACCCATTTTGGCTAAAACCTGCAAAAGTTCAGTTACTTCAATTTGGCTAAATTGAAGACTAATGCGACCCTCTTTAAGAGTGTTTGGAGTGCTCGCTTCAGGGAAGTGTCCTTGAGCCGAATTGAGTAAAAAAACTAGTGTCAGGGGGAGTAAAGTGCCGCGGGGTTTCTGTAAGATCTTCAATGGAGTCACTCTGATTTGGTGGATTTAAAGGTGATGGATTTGCCTTTGAGATGAGTCAAGATAGCCAGCTCTTTTTCGGCTTGAGTTAGGCGCCATTCCCCTAATGCCAGGTCCCCCTTGCCCACCATCTTCGTAGACTTGCCGGTGTGAAAAAAAGCCTGCTCTGCAGTCCCCATACGAGTGATACCTAAATACCTCCAGCGACCAAGCTCTGCTTCATACGGAAAAGTGGCAGGCTTGCTTTGAGCGACTTGTATTGGCGGTTTTATATCAATTGAGTGAATACTCACTTCTATTTCATCTATTACTTCATATAGATCGTCTCGCTCAGCACGCCATTCGTTTTGAGAGGATTCCAATTCTTCTTTAAGAGCTAAAAATTGACTTTGAAGGGCGTGTATTTGCTGTTCAGCCCCAGACTGATTGGATTCAAAGAAAAAAAAGAGGCTAATTCCACAGACTAATAAGGCTCCACCAAAGATCCAAATAGGACTGAAATTAAGCCCCTTTACTTGGAGTGGCTTGGTAGAAAAAGAGGGCTTTGTAGTCTTAGTTTGGGGCGATGCATCCATCCCGAGTGGAGGGGCGGTTTTACGAATTCCATGGGGATCTGGAATGGCGGGGTCATCTCCCAGTTCACTCAGAATGTCATCAAAAGACTGGGGAGAAATATGGCGTGGTGGCATGCCATATTGTTCTTTCTGGGGGCGTGAAAAACGATCAGGCAAGGCAGAATTGACTGTAAGAAAAGTGCTAAGCGGGTATTTCAAGGGGAAGTTTTGGCCTTAGAAAGGGAATTACGTAAGCACCCTATAATTTGAGGCTATGGCTCTACCCCCAAAAGACAAGCCGCCCTTAAACGGGAGGTTTAACCGACAGCCTGATAGACGTCCCGGTCAGCAAAGAGCGGAGCGTTTCTCGTCCAAAAAATCGGGAAGCAATCCCCTGATTAAGGCGATGTTGGTTATCGGCGTGTTCTTTGCAGTGATATTCACATTGTTGCTGGGCTATGCTTTTTTAATAGCCAAGCCGAATTTGCCCAAGATCTCGGCACTGGTTGATTACAACCCTAAAACACCATTGCGTATCTATACAGCTGACAAAGTTCTAATTGGGGAGTTTGGGGAGGAGCGCCGTAAGGTAATTCCTTTAAACGAAATCCCAATGAGTATGCGCAATGCAGTTTTAGCCATTGAAGATGATCGCTTTTACTCTCATGGTGGAGTGGATTACGTCGGCATCCTGAGAGCTACGCTCACCAATTTACGCGGCAATCTTTCCCAAGGTGCCTCAACCATCACAATGCAGGTGGCACGGAACTTCTTCCTCAGTAATGAGAAAACTTTCAGTCGTAAGATTTACGAGGTTCTCTTAGCCTGGGAAATTGAGTCCCAATTAAGTAAAGATAAGATTCTTGAGATTTATATGAATCAGATCTTTTTGGGGCAAAGAGCTTATGGATTTTCTAGTGCAGCCCAAATCTACTTTGGTAAAGAGTTAAAAGACATTACGATCGCTGAATCAGCGATGTTGGCCGGCTTGCCAAAAGCACCATCGGCATATAACCCTGTGAGCAATTTCCGGCGTGCCAAAATTCGACAGGAATATATTTTGCAGCGCATGCGTGATTTATCGTACATCACGCCTGAGCAATATCAAATCGCCATGGCTGAAGAATTACATATCCGCGGCCTTGGCAATGAATTTAGTACTCGCGCAGATTTTCCTGCTGAGATGGTTCGTCAGCTTCTGATTGCGCAGTATGGCGAGGCAATCTATTCGCAGGGAATAGATGTTTACACCACAATCTTGAAGGCGGACCAAGATGCCGCATACAAAGCGGTACGACGCGGTATTTTTGAATACGACTTACGTCACGCATATCGTGGTCCTGAGGGATTCATTGATTTGCCAGAAGATACAGTGAAACGTCAACGTGCAATTGATGAAGCTTTGTTGGCTTACCCGCAATTGGATGATTTGCAGTCCGGCGTTGTGCTCGATATCAAGCCAAAAGAAATGCAGGTAATGATTTCTACTGGGGATACGATCACCATAAAGGGTGAGAGTATGAAGCTTGCCGCCGCCGCTTTAACTGATAGCACTCAACCAAAAAAACGTTTGCGTCCTGGTACAATCGTTAGACTGCTTTCCGACGGTGGGGTCTGGAAGTTGGCACAGTTACCTCAAGTTGAAGCTGCCTTTGTTTCAATGAATGCCGAGACGGGTGCGATCCTCTCTTTAGTAGGTGGCTTTGATTTCCGTCGAAATAAATTTAATCACGTCACTCAGGCCCAGCGCCAGCCGGGCTCCTCTTTCAAACCATTTATTTATGCCGCAGCGATCGAGAAAGGCTTTTCTCCAAGTACGATGGTGAATGATGCCCCGCTATCTATTGGCGGGCTGGAAACAGGGAGTCAAGCTTGGGAGCCAAAGAACTACGATGGTAAGTATGAGGGTTTAATGCGTTTACGCACTGCATTAGCAAAATCAAAAAACTTGGTTTCAGTGCGACTAATTCGTACTATCGGGCCATCTTATGCTCAAGACTATATTCAACGTTTTGGGTTTGAAGCAGAGAAGCATCCACCTTATTTGACAATGGCTTTAGGTGCAGGCTCCGTCACACCTTTGCAAATGGCATCTGCTTACAGTGTTTTTGCTAATGGGGGTTATCGTGTAGATCCTTACTTAATTAATAAGATGACAGACTCAAAAGGCGCGGTACTGTTTGAGGCTAAGCCTACTCATGCGCGTGAAGATGCTCCCCGCGTGTTAGATGCAAGAACTTCTTTTGTGATGGACAGTATGCTGCAAGAAGTTACGAAAACCGGTACTGCAGCCAGTGCGAGAGCAAAATTAGGTCGGAATGATATCGCTGGTAAAACAGGTACTACCAATGAGTCGCACGATGCTTGGTTCGCGGGATATAACCCGAAGGTAGTTGCAATTGCTTGGATTGGCTTTGATAAGCCTGCAAGTTTGGGTGATCGTGAAACTGGTGGGGGCCTCGCTTTACCAATGTGGATCTCCTATATGAGTACTGCCTTGAGGGATGAGCCACAACAAGCACGCGAAGTGCCTGCGGGCGTTACCCAAGTGGATGGTGATTGGTTTATCCCTGAATTTTCAAATAATGGCGGTGTGCGCGAACTGCAGTAGTTCGTTTTTGTAATGGCAAGGCAAGCGCGCACCATCATTCCCGGTCAAGCGATGCATGTCATGGTCCGCGGCAATAATCGAGAAATACTTTTTTTTGGTGATGCTGACCGCCGCATCTATTTAGATTGGTTAAGAGAGGCTGCCAAACATTTTGCTTGTTCGGTACATGCATTTGCCTTGATGCCAAATCATGTACATCTCTTAATGACCCCCCAGAATGCAGACTCGCTTGCAAAAACAATGCAATCCCTAGGCAGGCGTTATGCCCAGTATTTCAATCAACAGCAGCATCGGTCGGGAACAATTTGGGAGGGACGCTATCGCTCTTCCTTAATAGATCCAGAGTATTTTTTACGCTGCCAACGCTTCATTGAACTCAATCCTGTGAGATCTGGTTTTGAATCAAGCTCACAGGCTTCGACATGGACTAGTTTTGCTTCCCACATTGGCGACAATGCAGAGCCTTGGCTGGTTGACCATCAGCACTTTTGGAGCTTGGGTAATACTCCTTTTGAGAGGCAAATGACTTGGGCTGCATTTGTGAAAGAGGGTGCGCCTCACTGGGAAGATCGCCAAATTACCGAGGCTTTGGTGAGATCTAAGCCGTGGATCAGCGATGCTTATGCAAAAAAGCTATTTAAAGACAATCCTGAGCAGGTATTAATACGGCGTCGTGGGCGACCTAAAAAATTAATTCCAACTAATTCAATAAGTTAGAGCTTATATAAGATGCTTTGCCTCTAGCCTAATCGCCAGCATATTATGACTATGTCCCTTTTATAGGGATTCCATTCGGATCCTCCCTAATTTAAATGGGACAGAGTTATTTTATTTCTATTGCTTCAATATGGGTATTCCCCTATATTAGATCCTCCAAAAGTAATCAGGCCCTTAGGGCAAGCGGAAATACTATGACTACACACATGAATACAGACCTTCGTCCAATCGCGCAGGGTCTTTACGATCCACAAAATGAGCATGATGCTTGCGGCGTAGGATTCGTTGCCCACATCAAGGGCAAGAAGTCACATGAGATTGTTGCTCAAGGATTGCAAATTCTGGAGAACTTAGATCACCGGGGTGCTGTGGGTGCTGATCCGCTGATGGGCGACGGCGCTGGAATTTTGATCCAAGTGCCGGATACCTTATATCGCGAAGAGATGGCAAAGCAAGGTATCGAGTTACCGCCATTTGGTGAATACGGCGTTGGAATGATTTTCCTGCCAAAAGAACAGGCATCGCGTCTAGCTTGTGAACAAGAGCTAGAGCGTACAGTTCGCTTGGAGGGTCAAGTTGTTTTAGGTTGGAGGGATGTTCCGGTTGATGTAAAGCTGCCAATGTCTCCAACAGTGCAAATGACCGAGCCATTCATTCGTCAGATATTTATTGGTCGCGGCCGCGACATCATGACTACCGACGCACTTGAGCGTAAGTTGTATGTGATTCGTAAAACTGCAAGCCATGCAATTCAAGATTTGCATCTGAAGCACGGTAAAGAATATTTTGTTGCATCGATGTCAGCTCGTACCATT
This genomic interval carries:
- the lysA gene encoding diaminopimelate decarboxylase; translation: MTSKAIPLPDLAGFTERNGTWYAEEIPLSDLAKEFGTPLYVYSKKALTEAYQAYDKACVDSSGKRRARVHYAMKANSNLAVIDCFKKLGSGFDLVSGGELARALAVGADPKSLVFAGVGKSAHEIAQALQAGVKCINVESIAELHQINRVATKLNRRAPISLRVNPDVDAQTHPYISTGLKGNKFGIAYHEVLKTYREAALLSQIDVVGIDCHIGSQITNTSPYLDALDKVLELVTQLKKEGIEIHHLDLGGGLGISYGDDNPPDITEFTNTLLNRVAERGFGHLDIVLEPGRSLVGNAGLLLTQVEYLKPGAEKNFCIVDAAMTELMRPALYEAYHGIVPVQTKQVTSSTYDVVGPVCESGDWLGRDRQLAVEEGDLLAILSAGAYGFVMASNYNTRPKPAEIMVDGKNAYVIRARENIADLFSSEATLPE
- a CDS encoding lipoprotein; amino-acid sequence: MIAILKRTLGIGLLISLVGCGVRGPLYLPNVPPAPSPPAEPEPKGKLYPPQSPTANNSTSTKQ
- the cyaY gene encoding iron donor protein CyaY → MKPGNLTVETIDDKQFHQLGSNLLESIEVALEAADDALDLDLDVERQGGNVINIRFRDRSVIVVNTQPPLHEIWVAAKSGGYHYRWAGTLGSPLWLDTKTGRELLGDLSEFASAQSGQVITISLLQK
- the aroB gene encoding 3-dehydroquinate synthase, whose amino-acid sequence is MKTLEVDLGNRSYPIHIGTDLIDQAELFSVCEKATLIYIVTNTTVAPLYAERLTKTLEKLGKTVRTIVLPDGESYKDWKNLQLIFDDLLKFGADRQTMLVALGGGVIGDMTGFAAASFMRGIRFIQVPTTLLAQVDSSVGGKTGINHPLGKNMIGAFHQPVAVIADLNTLKTLPARELSAGLAEVIKHGAIADAEFLNWIEVNAKALLACDTTAMAHAVLRSCQIKSAVVSADEREGGIRATLNFGHTFGHAIEAGMGYGEWLHGEAVGCGMVMGADLSRRLNFITQDEANRLTQIIQSMNLPITPPKFGAQRYMELMQVDKKTEGGQIRYVVLEKIGKAQIKSVPDDRVIETLTATGAV
- a CDS encoding shikimate kinase; translation: MGAGKSTVGKLLAKKLGRRFLDADHVIEDRCGVKIPVIFEMEGEDGFRKREAQAISDITAEHDLILATGGGAVLLPENRQLLGERGTVIYLHANPMELWHRTKGGEGRPLLKNGDAKKILENLYAIRDPLYREIADYIIETGKPSVNQLVNTLIMQLELSA
- a CDS encoding secretin and TonB N-terminal domain-containing protein, producing the protein MTPLKILQKPRGTLLPLTLVFLLNSAQGHFPEASTPNTLKEGRISLQFSQIEVTELLQVLAKMGNTNFLLSESIQGKISVDLKDTPWQTALHSILASRGLRLVRNDDIYWIGPHAEIQSFQKFRREDAALPFGGDHINSPRQILIEARIVEADQRFARELGIKLGYQANGIGNRPDQNASANLDLSGAGLAGFNPATLAATLVSKNAARLLQMELSALESDGQGKILSNPRIMTGDQVKATIEQGTELPYQVSSQSGSKLQFRKANLRLEVLPKIHPDGKISMLVGINKDTIGMKTEQGYAIDTKNLSSEVTVENGGTAIIGGIFQTTERDDEIKVPLLGDIPLIGHLFRHKSKLADKTELLVFLTPTVLDKH
- a CDS encoding penicillin-binding protein 1A, which gives rise to MALPPKDKPPLNGRFNRQPDRRPGQQRAERFSSKKSGSNPLIKAMLVIGVFFAVIFTLLLGYAFLIAKPNLPKISALVDYNPKTPLRIYTADKVLIGEFGEERRKVIPLNEIPMSMRNAVLAIEDDRFYSHGGVDYVGILRATLTNLRGNLSQGASTITMQVARNFFLSNEKTFSRKIYEVLLAWEIESQLSKDKILEIYMNQIFLGQRAYGFSSAAQIYFGKELKDITIAESAMLAGLPKAPSAYNPVSNFRRAKIRQEYILQRMRDLSYITPEQYQIAMAEELHIRGLGNEFSTRADFPAEMVRQLLIAQYGEAIYSQGIDVYTTILKADQDAAYKAVRRGIFEYDLRHAYRGPEGFIDLPEDTVKRQRAIDEALLAYPQLDDLQSGVVLDIKPKEMQVMISTGDTITIKGESMKLAAAALTDSTQPKKRLRPGTIVRLLSDGGVWKLAQLPQVEAAFVSMNAETGAILSLVGGFDFRRNKFNHVTQAQRQPGSSFKPFIYAAAIEKGFSPSTMVNDAPLSIGGLETGSQAWEPKNYDGKYEGLMRLRTALAKSKNLVSVRLIRTIGPSYAQDYIQRFGFEAEKHPPYLTMALGAGSVTPLQMASAYSVFANGGYRVDPYLINKMTDSKGAVLFEAKPTHAREDAPRVLDARTSFVMDSMLQEVTKTGTAASARAKLGRNDIAGKTGTTNESHDAWFAGYNPKVVAIAWIGFDKPASLGDRETGGGLALPMWISYMSTALRDEPQQAREVPAGVTQVDGDWFIPEFSNNGGVRELQ
- a CDS encoding transposase, which gives rise to MARQARTIIPGQAMHVMVRGNNREILFFGDADRRIYLDWLREAAKHFACSVHAFALMPNHVHLLMTPQNADSLAKTMQSLGRRYAQYFNQQQHRSGTIWEGRYRSSLIDPEYFLRCQRFIELNPVRSGFESSSQASTWTSFASHIGDNAEPWLVDHQHFWSLGNTPFERQMTWAAFVKEGAPHWEDRQITEALVRSKPWISDAYAKKLFKDNPEQVLIRRRGRPKKLIPTNSIS